From a region of the Bacteroidales bacterium genome:
- a CDS encoding sensor histidine kinase has protein sequence MIQKNKIIIYLLCILLLTCAVSFGQNNISFEDDYKLNVKKKIKVDDFQALNDYTSDFKNRLDNFNELKKYNALFLALSQVNLNQINYAEKSLDSLLQVTNNEKYNNLIKGIYGISKYRQGDFESCLEYLGKPIDYLSVIKDKNDFDNYFLALFLRFLGRTYSETGISLQAISMLQKSNQIFENLGFIENTYINYKFIGRAYIQSDINNDSLKVFALYNYNFALQGFKKYNMRDEIPWIYTIIADYYLAEKNYKQAKLYQDSAYNMLKEDEILLRGLSHNNFGKIYEIKNDFVNAKKYYLKAIKDYELINNNTNRAVTYYNLSGLFLKKKLFNQASAYADSSILYSVKSQNLDKTGKVYLLISDIYKEKLDYKNAYYYFYKSHQLSHQLSEQQSKDIAFSYRAIYKTKQKEKENLKLKSESELKDLKMYSYRVYALIFIAFLTLLFVSIFFRIKRTKQINAAIFRLKGQEDEKQRLSRELHDGIGSNLKGIALKINHLAENNNLENNVSEVVKNITDVNDELRRISHDLALPFKQSLDENIRRLIKRITAHNEISVFYNSFPASGWETVDYKISFELYRIVQEAINNIIEHSDSESAEIQLTRSKDEILLTISDNGKGFDIEKKQVSGIGMINIHSRVKVLNGKISITSEPDGGTFIEISIPR, from the coding sequence ATGATACAAAAGAATAAAATAATTATTTATTTGTTGTGTATATTGTTACTCACTTGTGCTGTATCTTTCGGACAAAATAATATCTCATTTGAAGATGATTATAAATTAAATGTCAAAAAAAAGATTAAGGTTGACGATTTTCAAGCACTTAATGATTATACCTCTGATTTTAAAAATAGGCTTGATAATTTTAATGAACTAAAAAAATATAATGCCTTGTTTTTAGCTCTTTCACAAGTAAATTTGAATCAAATAAATTATGCCGAAAAATCTCTTGATTCTTTATTGCAAGTAACTAATAATGAAAAATATAATAATTTGATTAAAGGTATTTACGGCATTTCAAAATATAGGCAAGGAGATTTTGAAAGTTGTTTAGAATATTTAGGAAAGCCAATTGATTATCTGAGTGTTATTAAAGACAAAAATGATTTTGATAATTACTTTCTTGCTTTATTTTTGAGGTTTTTAGGCAGAACATATTCTGAAACAGGTATTTCCCTGCAGGCTATTTCAATGTTGCAAAAATCAAATCAAATATTTGAAAACTTGGGCTTTATTGAAAATACATATATTAACTACAAGTTCATCGGCAGAGCATATATACAAAGCGATATAAATAACGACAGTTTAAAAGTTTTTGCACTATACAACTATAACTTTGCTTTACAAGGATTTAAGAAATATAATATGAGAGATGAAATCCCATGGATTTACACAATAATAGCCGACTACTATTTGGCGGAAAAAAATTATAAGCAAGCAAAACTTTATCAAGATTCGGCATATAATATGTTAAAAGAAGATGAAATATTGTTGAGAGGCTTATCTCATAATAATTTCGGCAAGATATATGAAATTAAGAATGATTTTGTTAACGCAAAGAAGTATTATTTAAAAGCAATAAAAGATTACGAATTAATTAACAACAACACAAACAGAGCAGTTACATATTATAATTTATCCGGCCTTTTTTTAAAGAAAAAATTATTTAATCAAGCTTCTGCTTATGCAGACTCATCTATACTGTACTCTGTTAAATCTCAAAACCTTGATAAAACCGGCAAGGTATATTTATTAATTTCGGATATCTATAAAGAAAAACTTGATTATAAAAATGCGTATTATTATTTTTATAAATCACATCAATTATCTCATCAACTTTCAGAACAACAAAGCAAGGATATCGCGTTTTCTTACAGAGCAATTTATAAAACAAAGCAAAAGGAAAAAGAAAACTTAAAACTGAAAAGCGAATCAGAATTAAAAGATTTAAAAATGTACAGTTATAGGGTTTATGCTTTAATTTTTATTGCTTTTTTAACACTTTTGTTCGTGTCAATTTTTTTCAGAATAAAGAGAACGAAACAAATAAATGCTGCTATATTCAGGCTAAAGGGACAAGAAGATGAAAAACAAAGGTTATCGCGAGAATTACATGACGGAATAGGCAGCAACTTAAAAGGTATTGCATTAAAGATTAACCATTTGGCTGAAAATAATAATCTAGAAAACAATGTTTCGGAAGTAGTAAAAAATATTACTGACGTAAATGATGAGTTAAGAAGAATTTCGCATGACTTGGCTTTACCGTTCAAACAATCTCTTGATGAAAATATTCGAAGATTGATTAAAAGAATAACAGCACATAATGAAATTTCTGTTTTTTACAACTCGTTTCCTGCAAGCGGCTGGGAAACTGTAGATTACAAAATTTCATTTGAGTTATACAGAATTGTTCAGGAAGCAATAAATAACATTATTGAACATTCTGATTCTGAAAGTGCCGAAATTCAGTTGACAAGAAGCAAAGATGAAATTTTGTTGACAATTTCTGACAACGGAAAAGGTTTTGACATTGAGAAAAAACAAGTTTCAGGAATCGGTATGATTAATATACACTCAAGAGTTAAAGTGTTGAACGGAAAAATTTCAATTACATCTGAACCTGACGGCGGAACTTTTATTGAAATATCAATTCCGAGATAA
- a CDS encoding response regulator, whose amino-acid sequence MFKDRFRNKTILIVEDDVFSSKLLSEYLSLTGAKILFAKNGFEAVNYAKNNSDIDLILMDIKLPGKGGIDATKEIRYFRKNVPIIAQTATAMLCELKTFYFCGMDDYITKPYTQEELLQKVDRHLRKKYHSTS is encoded by the coding sequence ATGTTTAAAGACCGGTTTCGAAATAAAACAATATTAATTGTTGAAGACGATGTTTTCAGTTCTAAATTATTGTCTGAATATCTTTCGTTAACCGGAGCAAAAATATTATTTGCAAAAAACGGGTTTGAAGCTGTTAATTATGCAAAAAACAATTCTGATATTGATTTAATTTTAATGGATATTAAATTACCCGGAAAAGGCGGCATAGACGCAACCAAAGAAATAAGATATTTTCGGAAAAATGTTCCTATTATTGCACAAACTGCAACTGCAATGCTATGCGAATTAAAAACTTTTTACTTTTGCGGCATGGATGACTATATTACAAAACCTTACACCCAAGAAGAACTTCTTCAAAAGGTTGACAGACACCTCAGGAAGAAATATCACAGTACTTCTTGA
- a CDS encoding response regulator transcription factor: MIKVLIIDDHPITVDGTKIILTGHFKSSITIKTAETKSSTLSMLNEKFDLVISDVMIPNNEFEKAYEFNGIDLASYIKRTHPDTKLIMLTMLKDERMLKKLIDIGVNSIVLKSMDEDILIKAVKSVMNGNNFFEKQLQSLLVSKKAEKKNVPHNIILSPYEEQVLKYTAHGLKEKEIALKIGKSTRTVERHIKTLKLKFEASNKENLVFKATKIGLL; this comes from the coding sequence ATGATTAAGGTCTTAATAATAGATGATCACCCTATAACTGTTGACGGAACTAAAATTATATTAACCGGTCATTTCAAAAGTTCAATAACAATAAAAACTGCGGAAACAAAAAGTTCAACCCTAAGTATGCTTAACGAGAAATTTGATTTAGTTATTTCAGATGTAATGATTCCGAATAATGAATTTGAAAAAGCTTATGAGTTTAACGGAATTGATTTAGCATCATATATTAAAAGGACACATCCTGATACTAAGCTTATTATGTTAACAATGCTGAAAGATGAAAGAATGTTGAAAAAACTTATTGATATAGGCGTAAACTCAATAGTTTTAAAATCAATGGATGAAGATATTTTGATTAAAGCAGTTAAGAGTGTTATGAACGGGAATAATTTTTTTGAAAAGCAGCTCCAAAGCTTATTGGTTTCAAAAAAAGCTGAAAAGAAAAATGTACCGCATAATATTATCTTATCTCCTTATGAAGAACAAGTTTTAAAATATACTGCGCATGGTTTAAAAGAAAAAGAAATTGCGTTAAAAATTGGAAAAAGTACACGAACGGTTGAACGGCACATTAAAACTTTAAAGTTGAAATTTGAAGCGAGTAACAAGGAGAACTTGGTGTTTAAAGCTACAAAAATAGGATTATTATAA
- a CDS encoding glycoside hydrolase family 57 protein, whose translation MQHICLYFQVHQPYRLKRYRFFNIGEDRHYFDDFENKTHMQRIAYDSYLYTNKILLDLIRKYKNKFKVSFSITGLALEQFQEYAPEVLESFKELARTKQVEFLAETYSHSLISMFDKEEFKSQVTEHIQTIKKHFGQMPKIFRNTELIYDNLIGETISEMGFEAMITEGAKHILGWKSPNVLYYNVIKPELKLILKNYKLSDDIAFRFSNKSWDEYPLTAEKYASWIADLDNKQEVVNLFMDYETFGEHQKSHTGIFGFLQTFPQEIFKQTKFKFATPSEIVKKHEPVASMNVPHAISWADEERDLTAWLGNEMQKEAFDKLYSLSEKMKLIKKPELKKAWRYLQASDHFYYMSTKILSDGIVHDYFNPFSSPYDAFINYMNVLSDFQIRVEEAYEQIIPVEPKRILSKIKEYEEKIQNLYKELNKPVMIEKAKPIFAAIEKTKKEYLAIAGSQKPAKALPKKNVTKKKKTQKKK comes from the coding sequence ATGCAACACATTTGCTTATACTTTCAGGTTCACCAACCATACAGATTAAAAAGATACCGTTTTTTTAATATCGGAGAAGACCGTCATTATTTTGATGATTTTGAAAACAAAACGCATATGCAAAGAATTGCTTATGACAGTTACCTGTATACCAACAAGATACTATTAGATTTAATTAGAAAATATAAAAACAAATTTAAAGTCAGTTTTTCGATTACGGGACTTGCATTAGAGCAGTTTCAAGAATATGCACCCGAAGTTTTAGAAAGTTTTAAAGAACTTGCAAGAACAAAGCAGGTTGAGTTTTTGGCAGAAACATATTCACATTCTTTAATTTCAATGTTTGATAAAGAAGAATTTAAATCGCAAGTAACAGAACACATTCAGACAATTAAAAAGCATTTCGGACAAATGCCGAAAATATTCAGAAATACAGAACTAATCTACGATAATTTAATAGGCGAAACAATTTCTGAAATGGGGTTTGAGGCAATGATTACAGAAGGAGCAAAACACATTTTAGGTTGGAAAAGCCCCAATGTTTTGTATTATAATGTTATTAAACCCGAATTGAAATTAATATTAAAAAATTATAAATTAAGTGACGATATTGCTTTCAGGTTTTCAAATAAATCATGGGACGAATATCCTTTAACTGCTGAAAAATATGCTTCTTGGATTGCAGATTTAGACAACAAGCAAGAGGTTGTAAATTTATTTATGGATTATGAAACTTTCGGAGAACATCAAAAATCTCACACAGGAATTTTCGGTTTTTTACAAACTTTTCCGCAAGAAATATTTAAACAAACAAAATTTAAGTTTGCAACACCGTCAGAAATTGTAAAAAAACATGAACCGGTTGCATCAATGAATGTTCCTCATGCAATTTCGTGGGCTGACGAAGAAAGAGATTTAACCGCATGGCTCGGAAACGAAATGCAAAAAGAAGCATTTGACAAATTGTACTCACTTTCAGAGAAAATGAAGCTTATTAAAAAACCCGAATTGAAAAAAGCATGGAGATATTTGCAGGCAAGTGACCACTTTTACTATATGAGTACAAAAATTCTTTCCGACGGAATTGTGCATGATTATTTCAATCCGTTCAGTTCGCCTTATGACGCATTTATTAATTACATGAATGTATTAAGTGATTTTCAAATAAGAGTTGAAGAGGCATACGAACAAATTATTCCCGTAGAGCCGAAGAGAATCTTAAGCAAAATTAAGGAATACGAAGAAAAAATTCAGAACTTATACAAAGAGTTGAACAAACCCGTAATGATTGAAAAGGCAAAACCTATTTTTGCTGCAATTGAAAAAACAAAAAAAGAGTATTTGGCTATAGCCGGAAGCCAAAAACCGGCTAAGGCATTGCCGAAAAAAAACGTAACAAAGAAGAAGAAAACACAAAAGAAAAAATAA
- a CDS encoding helix-turn-helix domain-containing protein, giving the protein MSLNDSSKKELLKSIGENIRKVRKSKNMTQADLAFKLNVDPGKIGRTERGEYDFKISSLAVIAQGLDIDLHLLLEGI; this is encoded by the coding sequence ATGAGTTTAAATGATAGCAGCAAAAAAGAATTATTAAAATCTATCGGAGAAAACATCAGAAAGGTTCGAAAATCAAAAAATATGACCCAAGCTGATTTAGCATTCAAGTTAAATGTTGACCCCGGAAAAATCGGCAGAACAGAAAGAGGAGAGTATGACTTTAAAATATCTTCTCTTGCTGTAATTGCACAAGGTCTTGATATAGACCTGCATTTATTGTTAGAGGGCATTTAA
- a CDS encoding succinate dehydrogenase/fumarate reductase iron-sulfur subunit yields MASKNININLKVWRQKDAKSKGGFEKYRLENISVDSSFLEMIDVLNEKLVNEDKEPVAFDHDCREGICGMCSLFINGRAHGPDSLITTCQLHMRTFKDNETIIIEPWRSGGFPVIKDLMVDRTAFEKIMQAGGFISVNTGGVPDANAIPIAKAAAEEAMDAASCVGCGACVATCKNSSAMLFVSAKVSQLALLPQGKIEASKRAKNMVAVMDEMGFGNCSNTGACEMECPKGISLAHIARLNREFLIANIKS; encoded by the coding sequence ATGGCTTCAAAAAATATAAATATAAACTTAAAAGTTTGGCGTCAAAAAGATGCTAAATCAAAGGGCGGTTTTGAAAAGTACCGACTTGAAAATATATCTGTTGACAGTTCATTTCTTGAAATGATAGATGTTCTTAATGAGAAACTGGTTAATGAGGATAAAGAACCGGTTGCATTTGATCACGATTGCAGAGAGGGAATTTGCGGAATGTGCAGCCTGTTTATTAACGGAAGAGCTCACGGACCGGACAGTTTAATTACAACATGTCAACTTCATATGAGAACCTTTAAAGATAATGAAACAATAATTATTGAACCGTGGAGATCCGGCGGCTTTCCTGTAATCAAAGATTTGATGGTTGACAGAACTGCATTTGAAAAAATAATGCAAGCCGGCGGTTTTATTTCAGTTAATACCGGCGGTGTTCCTGATGCAAATGCAATACCCATTGCTAAAGCTGCCGCAGAAGAAGCAATGGATGCGGCTTCATGTGTAGGTTGCGGAGCATGTGTTGCAACTTGTAAAAATTCGTCTGCAATGCTATTTGTTTCTGCTAAAGTTTCTCAATTAGCATTATTACCGCAAGGCAAAATAGAAGCATCCAAAAGAGCAAAAAATATGGTTGCCGTTATGGATGAAATGGGTTTCGGAAATTGCTCAAATACAGGTGCTTGCGAAATGGAATGTCCGAAAGGAATATCATTGGCACATATTGCAAGATTAAACAGAGAATTTCTTATTGCAAATATTAAAAGTTGA
- a CDS encoding gliding motility lipoprotein GldH produces the protein MKNVFFLAVVLCLFSCSDTYRDFQSIKDMKWYRADKKTFEVDIKETGNYDLFFAMRYSTGYPFKQIKIKVTQKSPNGEEFYKNAEIAVANDKDEYIGDITGQLWDIEKLISKKTLLEKGKYVFEISHTMNSNPVVLVIDIGLIVRQTK, from the coding sequence ATGAAGAATGTATTTTTTTTAGCAGTTGTTTTGTGCTTGTTCTCATGTTCTGATACATATCGAGATTTTCAATCAATAAAAGATATGAAATGGTACAGAGCAGATAAAAAAACATTTGAAGTTGACATAAAAGAAACCGGAAATTATGATTTATTTTTCGCGATGAGGTATTCAACCGGCTATCCGTTTAAACAAATTAAAATTAAAGTAACACAAAAATCTCCAAACGGAGAAGAGTTTTATAAAAATGCAGAAATTGCCGTTGCAAATGATAAAGATGAGTATATCGGTGATATTACCGGTCAACTGTGGGATATTGAAAAACTAATTTCAAAGAAAACTTTATTAGAAAAAGGGAAATATGTATTTGAAATCAGTCATACAATGAACAGCAATCCCGTAGTTTTAGTAATTGACATAGGACTTATTGTAAGACAAACTAAATGA